The stretch of DNA ACCAGTGATTCTGGCTTCTCTTTCCAATTCGTCGGCATTGACAAAAATTCGCGTGAGGGCTGCGGGCAGGTCAGCTTTGATCGTACTTTTGCCAGATCCATTGGGACCAGCGAAAACGCGAAGCCTGGGGGCCTTCACTGGGCCGGATTCTCACTGACCTTCCTGACGCTGATCTTCTCGCCAACATTGACTTTTCGCCGGGGTCTGGCATTGGCGACTACCGTTTTGGAGCCGTCAGCAGCAACCCGCACGAGATGACCATCATCAGTACGTAGTACGCCATGGAGGCTCACCTGCAGCGCCCGCAGATAAGCGGAATGCGTTGCTTCGGTGGCACAGTCGGGAATCAACTGCTCCAGTGCGTCAAGCTCGATTTCAGTGGCATGCTTGGCTTTTGCAGCCATGGGTAGATACCTCCAGACAACCTGAAACAGATTGTAAGCGTGAGAGGCATCATAGCGCTGGCTCGGTAAAAAGGCATCAAAGGATGGCATGGTGGCGGTCCCGAAAAAGGTCGTGCCTGAGTCTGGCACAAAGGCGCTTAGCTGTTTTCGCCACGACGTGTAGTCCAATTCTGC from Pseudomonas putida encodes:
- a CDS encoding DUF416 family protein, which encodes MLRKRNEAELDYTSWRKQLSAFVPDSGTTFFGTATMPSFDAFLPSQRYDASHAYNLFQVVWRYLPMAAKAKHATEIELDALEQLIPDCATEATHSAYLRALQVSLHGVLRTDDGHLVRVAADGSKTVVANARPRRKVNVGEKISVRKVSENPAQ